The Malus sylvestris chromosome 14, drMalSylv7.2, whole genome shotgun sequence genome segment CTTTGATTGTGGACATGGTGCGTCGAAGGTTTTGCAGATCTGCTTTAACACCCCACGCCAAGCAAATCTCCTCAGAAGCAATGGAGCTGAGCCTTTCAATGAGTTTGGCTGCCAACGGAAAAGCAAGCTCGGtcatcttctttctttgtttctttcttccttGATAGAAACTGCAGTTCTTTCTGTTGAAAAGATATTTTCATTGGTTGAATAATTATGACAGTGCACAGGTATATATATAGCCACAGCCTCATTACATCAGTGCCCTTATCTTCTACAACTAATTACATAATTACCACAACTAACTATTTACTGTTATAACAATCTAGTGACTGGTTTATATGTCtcaatacaccccctcaagctgagcTTGGGATCGACTGAGGAACCAAGAGGAAGCTTGGATTTGAGATAGCCGAATcgatttttggaaaaaaaaaagaatgtggAGCATGTGAAAAGTATTTTACATAAATATTTAATTTCTTGCCATttaatactacggtctaatagtattcatcttcacatataaatgagaggttttaggttaaGTTCTCGCAAAAAACGATTTTGAAACACATCATTGTTAATTTATTGTGAGGCAACGAAAGCTACTCCTATCCCCTTGGTGtattaatatcgtttgttaaaataaaaaatttaatttcttttctagttaaccaaagaaaaatataaataaaaacataaataaaaagaagggtgcaaaaggaaaaaaaatattaaccttgtaataaaaaggaaaagaaataataaaaagaagggTACAGTCGTAGCAGCAAAATCTTTTTCTTCACTCACTCACTACCGCCTTGAGTCCAGTCAGTGTTTACCGATATGGTCACTCCTCCTCCGGCGACTATTTCGCACAGTCTCCGGCTGCACTAACGTTTAACACCCCCTCGAACCCCCACTCTCTCTTCCACTCTCTCTCACGTTGCTTCTGTAGAATCACTTTTTCAATAAGCAGCTTCTTCCCAACCCCTCTCCATCTCAAAACTGCAGCCCGCCCGACTTTTCTCGCTCGTGCCGCCGTTTCTCTTTAGCCTTCGCCCATTCGCCTCACATTTCTTCGGTAAGTTTTTATTCTCTTCACTTTTTCTTGTGCCGCCGCTTCTCTTTACAGACTCTCAATTTTgtgctttatttttatttttattttttacatttttttatggTCCAATGTGGTGGTTTAAGTTGGGAATTTGATTTGCGGGTTTCGAATTAAGGTTTGTAATTAGGTTCTACTGGAAGTGTTGTGTTTGTTGAGTTGTTATATGAACCGCCACTTCTAGTTCTCTTTTATCCTCTGCTTTTAGGCCCCTACATTTTCATCTCTTCAACTTTTCAAGAACGACCCATTATTTAtctgcccttttttttcaggaaGAAAAATCGTCTCTTGAAAAGCTTTAAAGAAAAAGCAGAAGAAGGAAAGCAAATTTGACAAACTGGTTAGTAGTGTGGTACTCACTGTCAATGcttaaagtttcaatttttagcGTCCTGGGTTCTCCCCCCCTCCCCTGGTGTAAATATTAAAGTAGTAACATCGCTTGTATTCAAATCTCACTAATTCATAGTGTAAATGAGAAAAAAAGTCATTTCATGTTTGCTCAAGCTGCTTCCAATCTATGGTTTTAATCCAAAAAAAGAAGCTTTTTCCAATAATGGGGTGTTTCAGtttcttgtttattttgtgACTTTGTAGATTTTCTATATATTTATCAGCTATTAATCTTCAATAATGATTTGCCTGCAAATAGACCTGACATTTTGGATCCGATCCGTTAACCCGACTCGATTCGATCCGACCAGTTAATATTAGTATTCGGGTGGAtttttaacgggtcgggtcgttaACGGATGAatccgttaaataacgggtcatttTGGATCAACCCGTTAGTTGATGATGTTTTAGTAATTTAAATAAagtcttaacaacaaaaaataaattctatgcaaaaaaaaaaaaaataataattgttaataGGTGAAACGAATGACCCTTTAGCTTAATGAGTCGAATTCGAAtaacccgttaacttaacgggtcagATTGAACctgattcaaattcaataaacCCGACCTGTTTACAGATCTACCTGCAATATCGTTGTCCCAGAGTGTTGAACTTTCAAGCTCCTGTAAGTGATTGCCTTGCCTAAACAGTCCACACTGTACCCAATTGGGTTAGTTTTGGGTCCCATTCATCCACTTGAGTCTATTCAACACCCACTTTATAATCCCTTAAATATCCAAAATTTTACTCCCTTTACAGCTCCTTTTTTTGTCACTTGCTTCCTGCATTTTCAGTCGTAGGCTGCCTCATTCGGTCAGTCAAATCTCTGTTTGATATTCAAAATTCTGAATGCTCACATGACAATTTTACAATgttccaaatatatataatggGATGCTTCTGAGATGATCATGGGGGCATTCCACCGGCTTGTTAAATTTCTGGGGTTTTAACTGCCTTTTCAGGTACCAAGTTCTGAATATTGCATATATTCCTTCTTGACTTGTATGAAATTTATGTTGACTGTTATTTCCTTGAGTTCATCGTAAATTTTTTGGAACTTCAATTTTCTGTTGGCCTAAAAACagtgttttttcaatttttgtttgtttttatttattttttatttgggctATGAGTTGCCTTGATTCTTgccatttttacttttcagtGTTGTTCATGAAAAATGTTGCCTTGAATTCATTAACTTTGATACGCAAACATGATTTACACTTAAAGGAGGTCATAGTACTgattatttgtttttgtaggatcTATAAGCATATTCAGATATGCCTGAACTGGTCGAGCATCTCCGTAAATCGCGTCTCCTGCTGTGTATCTTTGTTGCATTCCTGTTAAATACTCTTGCGACTTCAGATATTCCCTTGGGTTCCAAAATTTCTGTAGCCGATAAAACCATATGGATCTCTCCAAATGGTGATTTTGCATTTGGATTTTTTAACCGTTCAGACCAGCCAAACTATAGTTTCGGGATCCGTCTCATTTCGAAGTCTTTTCCTCTTGACCAACAACTTTTGGTATGGAGTGCTGCAGCTGATCTTATTATTGGTAACAATTCTTATGCCCAGCTGACCCAGGATGGCGAACTAGTTTTATTCGATTCCTTGAAGGGTGTCACTGCATGGACCAGTAAAACAAGGCAATTATCAGTTGTTTCTGCTGCTCTTAATGACAATGGAAATCTTGTTCTATTGAATCAAGAGAAACATATTGTTTGGCAAAGTTTTGATACTCCATCTGACATACTTCTTCCTGGACAGAGCTTCTCTACATTGCAAACACTTCGAGCTGCAAGCAAGAATTGTGTGTCCAGTTACTACACTCTTTTTATGAGTGCTTCTAGTCAGTTGCAACTTCAATGGGAAAGCCATGTCACCTACTGGAGAAGTGGAAGCCTTTCTAGTTCAAACCTCAGTGCTTTCATCACTTCTGATGGAGCCCTACAACTCCGCGACCAAAGCTTGAAACCTGTGTGGTCACTGTACAGTCAAGATCACAATGACTCCATAAGCTACAGGTTTCTTAGGCTAGATGTTGATGGTAATCTCCGATTATACTCATGGGTAGAAGATTCAAAGTCATGGAGATCAGTCTGGCAGGCTGTTGAGAACCAGTGTGATGTCTTTGCAACCTGTGGCCAACGTGGTATCTGTGTCTTCAATGAATCTGGGTCCCCTGATTGTGAATGTCCATTTAAGCAGCAGACAAATGAGTCCACTTCCAGATGTTTTATTCCAAATAATCGCTGTTCTTTTGGTTCCAACATGCTTCATTATAAGCATACTTTCCTACATGGAATGTACCCACCAACTGATGATGTAGTTGCCAAAGTTAGTCTAGAGGAATGCAAAAGCTTGTGTCAGAATGACCTGGCTTGTACAGCTGCAACATTTTCAAATGATGGAACTGCACGATGCTTAATTAAGAGAACACCGTATGTTACTGGCTATTCAGACCCCTCACTGAGTTCAGTATCTTACGCAAAGATGTGTGCTGATCCATTAGCTGTAAACCCCAATCTCTCGTTGTCTTCCCCTCCTCCACTCAATCGGTCTCATAAGTTTTGTTTCCCTTGCCTAATTGGAGCAGCGGCAGGAATGTTCATTGTATTTATTTTAGTTCAACTGGCACTTGGTTTCTGGTTCTACAGAAGAAGAATTTCGGTTAGGAAGAAAGCTGCTTTTGCTCATACCAGCCCAAACTCAAACGGCTTGATAGTGTTATCCTTCTCTGAAATAGAGGATCTTACAGAGAACTTCAAATATCAGATTGGGCCAAAGATGTTCAAAGGCGTTCTTCCAAATAGAAAACCAGTTGCTATCAAAGATGTGGATGCAAGTGTAGAAGACAGAAAATACCGGGGTGTAGTTACAAAGATAGGTAACATTCATCACAAAAGCCTTGTAAAGCTGCAGGGCTACTGTTGTGAGGTAGATCACAAATTTCTGGTCTATGAATATGTCAAGAATGGTTCTCTGGAGAAGTATATAGAAGATCTTAAATTGTGTAAGAAGCTGACTTGGGGGAAGAGATTTGATATATGCTTAAGTGTCGGAAGGGCCGTCTGTTATCTACACACAAGCTGTAGGGAATTTATGAGCCATGGGAATTTGAAATGTGAGAATGTTGTACTTGATGAAAATTTAGAGGCCAAGGTGACTGAATTTGGACTTGGGAACATAGTCAGCAAGGTATCATGCTCTTCATGCTCATCTGCTGAGAGAGATGTGGAGGACTTTGGTAAGATGGTGTTAGTATTAGTAAGTGGCTGTCGAGTTGGGGACCTTTGTGAGTGGGCATACAAAGAGTGGCTGCAAGGGCATCCAGAGAATGTGATAGACAGGAAAATAATTGGCGGGTTTATTCCACAAGAGCTGGAACGTGCTTTAAGAATTGCATTTTGGTGTGTCCAAATTGATGAACGTAGAAGACCTCCAATGAGAGAGGTGGTTAAGGTGTTGGAGGGCACCTTGAGCGTTGATCCACCACCACCCCCTTTTTCTTGTCAATGGCCACGAGATGACAAAGAGGAGCCATAGAATCCAGCTATATGgaagatattttattatattttagaaatatcTTCAAGAGTTTTAAGCTGTGCATAGTAGGACTAACAACACAATGACAATTTAGCCTTGTATTCTTGTCTTTGAGATAGTCCTAGCAAGAGATTTACCCCCTATCGGAGCTTTGGCTTTATGAAATGCCATTTTTCCatttaacttttgaattttgtgtCTAACGTTGAAATGAATTTTACATTTATGCCCTCTCTTTTTCTTGGCATAGAAGAATAATTACGACACTAATGAAGTCCCTGCTCTCTTCCAAGTTGCCAAATCCAGTTTTCTTAGGTATGTATTCTCATTTCATTTTCATCATTACATGGCCTAAAGATCTGGCAGTTTTGTATTTTGGTTATGAGAGGGGTTTGCTTTTCTTGTTATTGTTAATGAAAAAACTGTTGTAACTTGCTTGAATTTCTAAGGCTAAAAGTTGTGGATTTTGTTGGatttcttttgtcaaattgttgCTTTCCCGATGTTTTAGTTGATTGGATTTGTAGCTTTCCTTCCCTTTGgataaaaaggagaaaaagggaGGCCAAAAACTGACATCCTTTGATTGTCTCCGGTGGTGGAGTTGGTAGGATTTGCTGAAGTTGTAGAAGGTGTGAAGTGTTTCGTATACTTGCTTGAGATGGTAGTCATCAACTCCCTGACCCAATATTTGGCTCAAAGCAAGAACTATTACTATGTGTTGGATACGTGAATACAGTGTGACCTTGTATTTACTCCAATGTTATCCCTGGTTGTTGTGCTTTGACATTTGCTTTGATTTTTCCCTTTTGATTGAGAGCTTCCTTGGCTATATGCCCCAGTTTATCGGTCGCTTAAGACAACGtttcttgagcaactttaccaCTTTGGAATGGAAATGTTTCTTTGATATGGGGAATTTGGCAAATTTGTCCATTTCATTATCAGACCCTCACCCTGTTCCATTCAAAATAAACATTTGGAACATGAGAAATCTTTGGCCAATCTTCTCCTGTATCGTGCTGGCATCTCCTCTCCAGATCAGGACACTTTATGATTCTAAGTTTTGTTAAGGCAGTGAGGCGATTCATCTCCTCTGGCAAAGACAACAGTTTGGGACATGATCTGAGGCCAAGCATTTTAAGCGATGTGAAACTCGTCAACCACCCAGGTAATGCCTCCAAATTCTCCCAATCTAATATAGACTTGACTTGTAGTGTGTGTTGTGGCTCCTTGAAACCATTCTGTTGTTTgccctaatttaatttttacacGAAGGGAAAGCAGATGGAGGAGATAGATCAAAGACAGGTTTGTGCTCGAAAATGTGTCTCGCCCCTCTCACATGACACCACTTAACAGAAAGTTTGATGaagttttttaaatataaaggtaAGGAGTTATTTGGTTGTCTTGTATTAGGGAGAATGACAAGTCATCCAAGTCTGCTACTGTTAATAATTCTGTTACTGTAAATTAACTGATTGTATTAGTTGTGATTAGTTAAGATAGTTATAAAGTAGTTAGGGGTATCTATGTAAATAGCCAAAGGCTATATATATTCCTACACAATGTGTAAAGTTCTCAGTCAAGTAAATACAATCAAGAAAACTTACTGTTGAAGTTTTCtgtttctacatggtatcagagccattccGCTTCACAGCTTCGATCTTTCTCTTCGCTTGCTGCATCGATCGACTCTTGATCGATTTTTCTTCTCTGATCTTCTCTTCGCTTGCTGCATCGATCGACTCTTGATCGATTTTTCTTCTCTGATCGTCACTTCTTCCCTTCCGATCTTGTAGTATTTCTTGATTTCTGTCAGTAATGGCGGCTCAATCGACTGGTTCATCTTCTCCGGTCATCTCCCCCTCGAGcccaaaccctaatttctctgGAAACCCTAATTCCTCTGGAAATCCGAGTCCTCTGACTTCCTACACTTCTCTCACAATTCATAACATCGGCAGCATGGTGCCGATCAAGCTCAAAAGATCCAATTACCTACCATGGCGCGCCCTGTTTGGCCCGATTTTCCGGCGATACAAGCTTCTTGGAGTAATCGATGGTACTGACGTCTGTCCATCGCCATTTCTGCCTGATCGTAGCATCAATCCTGCTTTTGAGGACTGGTATGAGAAAGATCAAAATCTTTTGATCTGGTTGAATTCCACACTTTCTGAGGAAATCATCCCGTTCACGGTTGGGGTTTCATCCTCTCGAGAACTTTGGGTAAAGCTTGAACAGCGCTTTGGTGGAATTTCAGAGGCTCATATCCATCAGTTGCGATCGCGCCTTCAATCTGTTCAGAAAGGATCGCGTTCTATCTCTGACTATCTTCAAGAACTCAAGGAAATTTCAGATTCTCTGCAAGCTGCTGGTGCTTCTGTCTCTGATCGAGATCTTATCGCCGCCACACTACATGGCTTGCCTGATGAATTTGAGTCTTTCATCGACTGTATCATGCTCCGATTGTCCTCTACCTCTCTTGATGAACTTCATGGCCTCCTTCTCACAAAGGAATTGTCTATGGCCAGACGCAAAACTGTCAGTTCATCTCCTGTCCCTGAATCTTTTCAGGCTTTCTCGGTGCAGTCTCAGCCTCCTCTCCTTCCTACTCCATCTGCTTTTGCTGCTCAGAATCTCCCTCTTCAATCTGCATCTCGGTTCAACTCTAATCGTGGCAGGAACACTAAGGGCCAGTTCTTTTCCAATCGAGGTCATCGAGGTAATCGTGGTAATTTTCCTAATAACCGTGGCAATCGAGGTTATCAAGGATTTCGCAGCAATCAAGGCTCTTCTCACTTCAAAGTGCTTTGTCAAATCTGTGGTTCTACCAGTCATGAGGCTATTGACTGCTTTGATCGTATGAATCCTGACATCTGTGGTCGTATTCCTCCAGCTAAGCTTGCTGCCATGTGTGCACAACATTCTGCTAAACCATCTCAGCCTTGGTTAATTGATTCAGGGGCAACCTCTCATATCACTAATGATGTTGCTAACCTCACCTCTCCTACTCCCTACACTGGCGAGGATAAAGTGTATATTGGAGATGGTAAAGGTTTATCCATCCTCAATGTTGGTTCATCTACTCTGCACACCTCTCATAATTCTTTTCAATTGCgaaatgttttacatgttcccCACATAACCCATAATCTCTTATCTGCTTATCAGTTTGTTAATGATAATAATTGTTCATTGACACTTGACCCTTATGGATCCTATGTCAAGGATCGTATTTCGGGGAAGATGCTTTTACGGGGACCGGTTAGAGATGGCTTCTATCCTCTTCAAAGTTCCAGCAATCTTCATCCTCTTTCACATACCGCTTTACTTAGTATTAAAGCTCCAGTTACAATTTGGCACAAGCGTTTGGGTCACCCTTCCTCCTCCATTTTCAGAAGGCTCCTTTCATCCAATAATCTTGCTTTACAAGGCAAGTCTACTGTGGACTTTTTCTGTTCGGATTGTGCTCTTGCCAAGAATCATAAGCTTCCATTTAAAGCTGCTACTTCATCATCAACTCACAGCCTTCAACTACTGCACTGTGATCTGTGGGGACCTGCCTCAATCACATCAAGTAGTGGTTTTCAATATTATTTGCTCATTGTTGATGACTATAGCAAATATAGTTGGTTCTTTCCTTTGAAATCTAAGTCAGATGTATTTTCTACATTTGTTGTCTTCAAATCATATGTAGAAAATTCacttggaaataaaataaaggttcTGCGTTCAGATTCAGGGGGTGAATTTACTAGTCACTCTTTTGCATCATATCTCAGCAAACATGGCATTCTTCATCAGTTCAGTTGTCCCCACACCCCTGAGCAAAATGGTTGTGCAGAAAGAAAGCACAGGCACCTTGTTGAAACAGCTCGCACTTTGCTTCTTGCATCTCATGTCCCTCATATTTTCTGGGTTGAAGCATTCTCCACTGCTATCTATCTTATTAATCGCCTTCCTATTTCTGGCATTTCACAGTCCCCTTGGCAGTTGCTATTTCACAACCATCCAGACTACTCTAAGCTCAAAGTATTTGGTTGCCAATGCTTTCCTTGGCTCAAACCTTACTTTCATAGCAAATTGGATCCCAAGAGCAAAAAGTGTGTTTTCTTGGGGTATAGTCTTCAACACAAAGGCTATAGGTGCCTTGATCCTATCACCAATCGCATCTACATCTCTCGTCATGTTGTATTCGATGAAAGTA includes the following:
- the LOC126599240 gene encoding G-type lectin S-receptor-like serine/threonine-protein kinase SD3-1 — its product is MPELVEHLRKSRLLLCIFVAFLLNTLATSDIPLGSKISVADKTIWISPNGDFAFGFFNRSDQPNYSFGIRLISKSFPLDQQLLVWSAAADLIIGNNSYAQLTQDGELVLFDSLKGVTAWTSKTRQLSVVSAALNDNGNLVLLNQEKHIVWQSFDTPSDILLPGQSFSTLQTLRAASKNCVSSYYTLFMSASSQLQLQWESHVTYWRSGSLSSSNLSAFITSDGALQLRDQSLKPVWSLYSQDHNDSISYRFLRLDVDGNLRLYSWVEDSKSWRSVWQAVENQCDVFATCGQRGICVFNESGSPDCECPFKQQTNESTSRCFIPNNRCSFGSNMLHYKHTFLHGMYPPTDDVVAKVSLEECKSLCQNDLACTAATFSNDGTARCLIKRTPYVTGYSDPSLSSVSYAKMCADPLAVNPNLSLSSPPPLNRSHKFCFPCLIGAAAGMFIVFILVQLALGFWFYRRRISVRKKAAFAHTSPNSNGLIVLSFSEIEDLTENFKYQIGPKMFKGVLPNRKPVAIKDVDASVEDRKYRGVVTKIGNIHHKSLVKLQGYCCEVDHKFLVYEYVKNGSLEKYIEDLKLCKKLTWGKRFDICLSVGRAVCYLHTSCREFMSHGNLKCENVVLDENLEAKVTEFGLGNIVSKVSCSSCSSAERDVEDFGKMVLVLVSGCRVGDLCEWAYKEWLQGHPENVIDRKIIGGFIPQELERALRIAFWCVQIDERRRPPMREVVKVLEGTLSVDPPPPPFSCQWPRDDKEEP